From a single Bemisia tabaci chromosome 10, PGI_BMITA_v3 genomic region:
- the LOC109044697 gene encoding U6 snRNA-associated Sm-like protein LSm5: protein MTTSLSANPSTLLPLELVDKCIGSRIHIVMKNDKEIVGTLLGFDDFVNMLLEDVTEYEATPEGRRITKLDQIFLNGNNITMLVPGGDIPE from the exons ATGACGACCTCATTAAGTGCCAACCCATCGACTCTTTTACCTCTGG AATTGGTTGATAAATGCATTGGTTCCAGAATACACATTgtgatgaaaaatgataaagaaATTGTCGGAACGCTCTTAGGTTTTGATGATTTTGTCAACATGTTGTTGGAAGATGTCACCGAGTACGAGGCTACACCAGAAGGAAGGAGGATAACTAAACTTGATCAAATTTTCCTTAATGGCAACAACATCACAATG ctTGTTCCTGGCGGTGACATTCCTGAATAA